The Gloeocapsa sp. PCC 73106 genome segment CGATATAAGTAACTCTGAGATAAATTAGCGCCCCTGAGATTAGCCGATTGCAAGTTTACTCTACGTAAATCAGCTTTGTGAAGATTGGCGGACTGCAGATTAGTTTCACTGAGATCAGCCCCAATCAAAATAGCACCACTCAAATCGACTTGAGATAAATCCATCCCTTTGAGATCTATATTTTGTAAATTGGCATTAGCCAGACTGACGTTATCAATCATGGCTTGTTTAATCGCTTCGGGAGAAAGGGAGACAAAGTTAATATAAGCAGCAAGAGAATTCATGAGAAAATTAACTAACTAAAAATCGTATCTAACCAGGATAAAGGATAAATGGTATTTAAGCACTCTATGACGATGATGGATTTTTTTCGTAAAAGTGAAGGAATTTGGTTTTCTCAGCGCACCGTTCACCGTTTTGATGCTCTAGACGATGAGTCAGGAGAATCTAATCTAATAGTCAAAGTTTTAGAGAAAGACGATCAACGGGTTATGCAAATTTGTCAAGATCATGGAGTTAATCCTGATTTAGTTACTGGGGGTGCTAGTTTTAACTGGCAAGATAACTTAGAAGATAGAGAACCGAATCCTAATTATGCCGCAATTTTAGTAGATATACCTCATGCCCAAAATCCTCGCTTAGGAAAGTTTATTCGTAATCGAGGTTATGTAGAGGGTATTCCTGTAGTTAGTTCTTATCAGTTTACAGATAATGGCGTCCTGACGATAGAAACCGAATACGATCGCAACCAGGGACAAGAACGATGCTGGTTCGTCAACGATAATTTTCGCGTCCGTGTCAGTACGGTTAGGATGATGAACGGTGTTAATTTGATGGCTTACTGCTCAGAACGTCGGTGTGTTTCTCCCGATGATTAAGCAGATACTTTCACACCTTTCCAAAAAGCCACGTAATTAGCTAT includes the following:
- a CDS encoding phycobiliprotein lyase, with protein sequence MVFKHSMTMMDFFRKSEGIWFSQRTVHRFDALDDESGESNLIVKVLEKDDQRVMQICQDHGVNPDLVTGGASFNWQDNLEDREPNPNYAAILVDIPHAQNPRLGKFIRNRGYVEGIPVVSSYQFTDNGVLTIETEYDRNQGQERCWFVNDNFRVRVSTVRMMNGVNLMAYCSERRCVSPDD